In Argiope bruennichi chromosome X1, qqArgBrue1.1, whole genome shotgun sequence, a single window of DNA contains:
- the LOC129958973 gene encoding fibroblast growth factor receptor-like 1: MENDLKSILSLLPLIPFICAAAAINSLGPPRLIPEAYVMERVVPEGAKVQLPCPVQADPDTLFFEWYRGNEPLNIFHEDRFRVQSNGVLKIKSTVPQDSGVYICRAVNGFGKVDTNVTLVVLASGYSTSDSSENYRLGEREPPYLTNVTRTISGRLSRPAGGSVRLLCKAAGIPEPQVTWLKNGQPLNTSFASGLKKSRWSLYIRNLQDEDQGNYTCIAYNWYGHRNYTITVDVIPGDRKKPELRGIHPVNTTVDEGGSAVFQCRVKSEIRPHVQWLKQTDPNDEETDGNKVIKVHGDYFRILKSTEVSEKSDGSFINKLILNGVSKKDAGKYICLGANTIGHSFRSAFLTIRGTSETFIAEMEKVGNDSITIQFSSLFITIPVALVILITLMAVVFLHYFHKPRADQSGLQAKYDGKTEKAVVTPPTVYPHVHDVSIMGNPNFHHALESSDGTWSHVQSSLVIDPGQPDSFSECDSSFVFLGDLNMYPDIMYKDNGHVLSLYSPNPSSQEKTLYLDRV; this comes from the exons GTCCGCCTCGCCTAATCCCTGAAGCCTATGTAATGGAACGCGTAGTTCCTGAAGGGGCCAAAGTCCAACTCCCATGTCCAGTCCAAGCCGATCCGGATACACTGTTTTTCGAATGGTACCGCGGAAACGAGCCATTAAATATCTTTCATGAAGATCGGTTTCGCGTCCAAAGTAATGGCGTCCTCAAGATCAAGTCAACCGTCCCACAGGATTCAGGAGTCTACATCTGCAGAGCTGTAAACGGTTTCGGGAAAGTAGATACGAACGTGACTCTGGTGGTTCTTG CTTCCGGATATTCGACCTCTGATTCATCTGAAAATTACAGACTAGGAGAAAGAG AACCACCTTACTTAACTAATGTAACTCGAACCATCAGCGGGCGACTAAGTCGGCCAGCAGGAGGGTCTGTTCGACTTTTGTGTAAAGCTGCTGGAATTCCCGAACCTCAAGTGACGTGGTTGAAAAACGGTCAGCCTCTGAATACTTCATTTGCTTCTGGCTTGAAAAAAAGTCGTTGGAGCTTATACATCCGCAATCTTCAGGATGAAGATCAAGGCAATTACACATGCATTGCTTACAACTGGTATGGTCATCGAAACTACACTATTACAGTTGATGTCATACCAG GGGATCGCAAAAAGCCAGAACTCCGCGGAATTCATCCAGTCAACACAACTGTCGATGAAGGGGGCTCAGCCGTTTTTCAGTGCAGAGTTAAAAGTGAAATTCGTCCCCACGTGCAG TGGCTAAAGCAAACAGATCCAAATGACGAGGAAACAGACGGAAACAAGGTGATAAAAGTCCACggagattattttagaattttaaaatccacTGAAGTATCCGAAAAGTCTGACGGATCTTTCATAAATAAGCTGATTCTGAACGGTGTTTCAAAAAAAGATGCTGGAAAATACATCTGTTTAGGCGCCAACACGATAGGCCATAGTTTCCGTAGTGCCTTTCTCACTATTCGtggaa CATCTGAAACCTTCATCGCCGAAATGGAAAAAGTGGGAAACGACTCGATCACCATCCAGTTCAGTTCGCTCTTCATAACCATCCCAGTGGCACTTGTAATCCTGATCACATTAATGGCCGTCGTGTTCTTGCATTACTTTCACAAACCCCGAGCTGATCAATCAGGTTTACAAGCAAAATACGATGGCAAGACAGAAAAGGCAGTCGTCACTCCCCCAACAGTATACCCACATGTCCATGATGTCTCAATTATGGGCAATCCAAACTTCCACCATGCACTCGAATCATCTGACGGTACATGGTCTCACGTCCAGAGCTCATTAGTCATTGATCCTGGACAACCAGATTCATTCTCCGAGTGCGACTCATCATTCGTGTTTTTAGGAGACCTCAACATGTATCCGGATATCATGTATAAGGATAATGGGCACGTCTTGAGTCTTTATTCCCCAAATCCTTCTAGTCAAGAGAAAACGCTGTACTTGGATCGAGTTTAA